Proteins encoded within one genomic window of Rhododendron vialii isolate Sample 1 chromosome 1a, ASM3025357v1:
- the LOC131307808 gene encoding protein SPA, chloroplastic produces MATPLSHSSSFHRFHSLSSLPTSSSSSSSTTPVIHCSLPSFVASFIPVQLPTKPEIPFLSAFSSFKILQPPIHIPLQPILLFSGFDRPVDTQTFLATISVLAAIALSLFLGLKGDPVPCERCAGNGGTKCVFCNDGKMKEETGMVDCRVCKGAGLILCKKCAGSGYSRRL; encoded by the exons ATGGCGACGCCGCTCTCTCACTCCTCCTCATTCCACCGgttccactctctctcctcattacccacatcatcatcatcttcatcttcaacaaCGCCTGTAATTCATTGCTCTCTCCCCTCCTTCGTCGCCTCTTTTATTCCGGTACAACTCCCAACGAAACCAGAAATTCCCTTCTTGTCCgccttttcttctttcaaaatcctCCAACCGCCGATCCATATCCCTCTCCAACCAATTTTACTGTTCAGCGGCTTCGATAGGCCTGTGGACACTCAGACATTTCTCGCCACCATCAGCGTTTTGGCCGCCAttgctctctccctctttttggGTCTCAAG gGTGACCCTGTTCCTTGTGAGAGGTGTGCTGGAAATG GAGGGACTAAATGCGTCTTTTGTAATGATGGTAAGATGAAGGAAGAAACAGGAATGGTTGATTGCCGGGTGTGCAAGGGTGCAG GATTGATACTTTGCAAGAAGTGTGCAGGTTCTGGATACTCGAGACGTCTTTGA